Part of the Flavobacterium okayamense genome, TAAATATTTTGTAGTCGATTTGTTTTCTGAAGTTATTGCTCCTAATGAAAAATTATACGATTACTTAGAAGATTATAAATTAACTTGGCTAGACGATTTACCTTTAGTAAATACCTTTATTTTAAAGCAAATAAAAGGTTTTAAATCTGAAGACGATGTAATTAAGATAAGTGAATTGTATAAAGATGAAGACGATAAAGATTACGTTAAAAATTTATTTAGAAAGACGGTTTTAAACGAAATTGAATTATCTAAGGAGTACATTGATAAGACACCAAATTGGGATACTGATCGTATAGCCGAGCTTGATACTATTATTTTGAAAATGGCGATTTGTGAATTGTTGAAATTTCCATCAATTCCTGTTAAAGTTACAATTAATGAGTATTTAGAAATTGCAAAAGAATATTCAACTCCAAAAAGTAGTATTTTTATCAACGGTATTTTGGATAATTTGGTTAAAGATTTTGAAAAAGAAAATAGATTATCTAAAGCAGGTAGAGGATTATTATAAACTAAATTTTTTATAAATGAGAAAAGTTAATATACTAGCAGTTTCATTAGTTTTAGGATTAATGATTTCTTGTAAAGATTCTGAAAATAGTAAAATTACTGATGCAGATTTACAAGCATTAGAAGCTCAAAAAGCGTTAGCCGGAAAATTACCTAAAGTGGAATTAGATAAAGATGTTCATGATTTTGGACTAATAACTGATGGAGATGTTGTTGAAACTGAATTTATAGTTAAAAACACAGGTGAAGGCGATTTGATTATTGCAGATGCTAAAGGAAGTTGTGGTTGCACAGTTCCAGTTTGGCCTAAAGAGCCAATTACATCAGGACAATCGGCACCAATTAAAGTTTCATTTAATTCATCAGGAAAAGTAGGGCAACAAAGTAAAACAGTAACTTTAACGACAAATACAGAAGTAGGTCAAGAGACCTTTACAATTAAAGCAAATGTTCAACCAAAACCAGGTAAAGCTGTTTATCAAAAATAAATAATTATGAATCCAATGATGATTGGTCAATTGTTACTAATGGTAGCAATTTTCTATTTTTTATTAATACGTCCACAACAACAACGAGCTAAAAAAGAAAAAGCCTTTGAAGCTGCTTTAAAAGTTGGCGATAAAGTAGTAACAAAATCGGGTATTCACGGAAAAGTTGCAGAAATGGCCGAAACAACTGTAGTTATTGAAACTATGGCTGGAAAAATTAAAATGGAAAAATCAGCGATTTCTATGGAAATGAGCGCAAAACAAAACGAGAAAAAATAATAAAAAATCCCAAACACTGTTTGGGATTTTTTTATCGATATTTATCATTAATACCTTTACCTTCAGCAAGTAAAGGTTTTATTTTTTCTAAACGTGCAAGTTTTGTTTTTTCTTGCTTGGCTGTATCTATAAATTCTAAATATTCTCTTTGCTTATAAGGTGTAAGATTTTCAAACTTTTCTTTTAATTCTGAATTTTCATTTAAAAATCTTTCAAAAAACTCGGAAATAACAGTTTCTTTCTTTTCTTTTTTTAAGGCTAAGCCCTTTTCTTCAATAGCGATTGCTTCTTTAATATACGCTAAAATTGTTTTCTCATCAATTTTGTCTCTCGATTGAAAACGCATTTGTCGCAATGATTTTGTGTTTCCTTCATTGGCATTAATCAAAAGGTTCTTTTCGTCTTTGAGGAAAACTCCATTAAAAAACCAAATCCCGAAATACGATTTAAATCCACCTATTCCTACTACATTTTTACCATTGTAAGTATAAACTGGACCACCCCATTTTGTCATTTCAACCAAAGACGTTTTTTTTATTATTGAATGCAATAAATCTAATTCTTCACTCCATTGATTGGTTTTGTTCCAAGGATTTTTCTTTTTTTCTTCCATAAATAAGGCAATTGTCGTATTGTTTCCTAAGTCATTTAAAAATAGTTTTGAAAACAAATCAATAATAGTAAAAGTATGAAAAAAATAGTATTGTTTTTTGTAGTTATGGCAAACATTGGCTTTGCTCAAAAGAATTTTTCAAAACTAGAAAAAGAGTTTAAAGAAATAAAATTGCCTTATGAAACTACAAAAGATTATTATCCTAAAATTGGACATGATGAAGTTTATGATGTAGAAATTGATTTCAAGGCAGAAAATGGATTAGTTTCTGAAATTACTTCAAATTTCAAAGAAAACGGAATGTATTACAATAGTAATTCACGCTATTTTTCTGTTGGGAAGTTTAAATTTAACAATTTTACATTTATTATTTATTACATAGTAACCAAACACAATTCTGATGGTCACTTAGAGTCGTATTACAATATGGATATGTATGATGTTAATGGAACTTGGAAGAATAGTTTTGTAATTGGTGAAAATCGTTATAAATTGAACTATATGAAAGATCCTGTAACGGCTTATGAAGATATTTCACAAACAAATATTAAAATTGAAAAAGGAAATTTAGTAATTAATAAACTGATGATCCAAAATAATTACTTGAGAACCCCTGATGAAATGAAATTAACGAAATCGACAACTACAAATGAAATAGTTACAATTGATTCAAAAGGGAAAGTTGATATGGTTAGAAAATAAAAAAGGAAGCAATTTTGCTTCCTTTTTTATTTAAAATATTACCTTAAGTTTTAGTTCTTCTCCTTTTCTAATTACAGTTACTTCTCGTTCATCTCCAACTTTAAGTTTCGATAAACAATCCATATAGCTGTAAACTTCTTTTATTTTGCAATCGCCAATTTGCGTTAAAACATCACCAGAAAGTATTCCAGCTTTTGCAGCAGGTCGATCATCAGTAACGCCATCAATATGTAAACCATCACCATAATCTGTATAATCAGGCATAATTCCTAAAGTTACTTTATAAGTTGGTACTTTCTTACCTGCTTCAACTTTAGTTTTTGTAAATGGAATTTCGGTTGTATTTGAAATTTCATTAGTAACTCTAAAAATGTAATCAACGATAGCTCTTACACCATAATAATTGATTTTATCTTCATCATCACTTGGTTTGTGATAATCCATGTGTGTTCCTGTAAAGAAAAACAATACTGGAATATCTTTTAGATAAAATGAAGTATGATCTGATGGGCCAATACCAGTATTTTCTAATGTAACATTGAAACCAGCGGGTTTGTTCTTTTCGATTATTTTTTCAAAAACTGGACTTGTACCAACACCGCCAACAACTAAAGCTTTGTTATCGTTTAAACGTCCAATCATATCCATGTTAATCATAGCAACTACATTTGGAAACTTATCCTTTAAAGTTTCAGCCATGAATTTTGAACCAATTAAACCGTCTTCTTCTCCAGAAAATAAAGCAAAAACATAGTTTACTTTTTCTTTAGTTTTATTTTGTACCAAAATGCGCGCTAATTCTAAAACTCCTGAAACTCCTGAAGCATTATCATCAGCTCCATTATGAATTTCTCCTTCCGAATTTGGTTTCGTAGAGTGATGATGTTCATTTCGTCCTAAATGGTCATAATGTGCACCTATAACAATTGTTTTCTTTGCTTTATTGTCTAAAACGCCAATAACATTCATTCCATGATTATCCTTTACACTTGTGCTATCATGCGGGTTTAATCGAACTTTATAATTGAATTTTTGCGTATAGCTTTTATCGTAAGGTTTTAATCCTAATTTTCTAAATTCTGTTGCGATATAATTTGCCGCTTTTTCTTCTCCAATTGAACCTGTTAAACGACCTTCTAATTCGTCTGAAGCTAAATATTTAATGTGCCCTTTTAGATTAGCATCATTTATAACTTCCTTTTCATCTGTATCTACCCAATCAGCGATAAAAACATTCGTTTCTCTTGGTTTACTTTGCTGTCTATTACTTGAGAAAACTAATTTTTTACCATCAGGTGAAAACATTGGAAATGCATTAAATTCACTTTCCCATGTAATTTGGCGTAAGTTTTTTCCGTCTTCATCAATCATAAATAATTGGAAGTCATAACCTCTTGTAGAATGATGATTACTCGAGAAAATAATTTTCTTATCAGAAGGGTGGAAGTAAGGCGCCCAATTGGCTTTTCCTAAATGAGTTACTTGTTTTAAATTTGTTCCATCAATGTTGATGGTATAAATCTCCATTTCAGTTGGCGCAACTAAGTTTTTACTCAGTAAATCTTTGTATTCAGCAATAGCTTCTTCTGTTTTTGGTCGAGACGAACGAAAAACTAATTTTTTACTATCGTGTGAAAAGAATGCACCACCATCATAACCTAATCCATCGGTTAATTGCTTTAAATTAGAACCATCGATATCCATAATCCATAATTCTAAATCGCCGCTACGAGTACTTGTGAATACAATTTTCTCACCATCAGGTGAAACTACAGCTTCAGCATCATAACCCGGAGTGTTTGTTAATTGTTTCACCACTTTTCCGTTTAAATCGGCAACATAAATATCAAATTCTGGATAAATAGCCCAAAGATATTTTCCGTCTGTCGATTTTGGAGGAGCAGGACAAGCGTGTCCACCTTCATGCGTAGATGCATATAAAATATGCTTTCCATCAGGCATAAAGAACGAACAAGTAGTTCTTCCTAATCCAGTTGATATTAATTGTAAATCTTCAGGTGAATGATTTTCTTTCTGTAAATCCAGCATATAAATTTGGTCACATTGAATGCCAAATTGTGGATTGGTTATTTGTAGTGTTAAGTTTTTACCATTCGGACTAAAATACGCTTCTGCATTATCACCTCCAAAAGTTAACTGTTTGATGTTTTTAAGATTCTTTTCTTGTGCAAAACTTACAAAAGAGAAAGCTAAAACAAGAATAATACTAAAAATATTTTTTTTCATTTTAAGAAATTATTTTTGAGCTGTAAGTTCAGCAATTTTAACGATTACTTCTGTTGCTTTAATCATACTTTCCACAGGAACATATTCATATTTTCCATGGAAATTATGTCCGCCAGCAAAAATATTCGGACAAGGTAATCCCATATATGATAATTGCGAACCATCCGTTCCACCGCGAATAGGTTTTATAATAGGTTCAATTCCTAATTCTTTCATGGCTTTTTCAGCAATTTCAACAATATGAAATACAGGTTCTACTTTTTCACGCATGTTGAAGTATTGATCTTTTACTTCTGCAGTACAAATATCTTCACCAAATTGCTTTGCATATTCAGCATTAAATTGCTTTGCAATCGTATGAATTAATTCTTTTCGCGCTTCAAATTTTGCTTTATCATGGTCACGAATAATTAATTCTATGGTACTTTCTTCAATACTTCCGTTTAGATGATGAACATGGAAAAAACCTTCGTAACCAGTTGTTCTTTCAGGAACTTCATTTTCAGGTAACATTGAAATAAAACGATTAGCTAAAAGCATAGAATTTATCATTTTACCCTTTGCATAACCAGGATGAACGCTTTTTCCTTTAAAAGTAATTTTTGCGCCAGCTGCGTTGAAGTTTTCATATTCTAATTCACCAATTTGACTTCCATCCATAGTATAAGCCCAATCACATCCGAATTTTTCAACATCAAACTTATGAGCACCACGACCAATTTCTTCATCTGGTGTAAATCCAACTCTAATTTTTCCGTGTTTAATTTCTGGATGTTGGATTAAATATTCCATTGCCGACATAATTTCTGTAATTCCAGCTTTATCATCAGCTCCTAAAAGCGTAGTTCCATCAGTAGTAATTAAAGTTTGACCTTTATAAAGTAATAAGTCTTCGAAATAACTTGGCGATAAAACAATGTTTTGCTCAGCATTTAAAACGATATCTCCACCATCATAATTTTTAACAATTTGCGGTTTTACATTGGCTCCAGTAAAATCTGGTGTAGTATCAAAATGAGAAACAAAACCAATGGTTGGAACATCATTTTCTACATTACTTGGTAAAGTAGCCATAATGTAAGCATTTTCATCAATAGTAACGTCTTCCATTCCTATTGCTTTTAGCTCGTCAACTAATTTATTAGCTAAATCCCATTGTTTTGCTGTACTAGGTGTTGTGGTTGAATTTGGGTCTGATTCTGTGTCGATTGTAACGTAACTTACGAATCTATCTATGATTTTTTGCATGGTTTAATTTTAATTTTGTC contains:
- the nusB gene encoding transcription antitermination factor NusB, yielding MLNRRHIRIKVMQSIYAMHQHESDDLGKEERFLFQSIENIQDLYLLMLSALIELRNKEEEYLEVASKKHLATKEERNPSRKFIDNKVLQLLSKSEVLENAIDENKISNWKRNDDVILFLLDAIKESEVYQKYMSKPEGTFNDDKYFVVDLFSEVIAPNEKLYDYLEDYKLTWLDDLPLVNTFILKQIKGFKSEDDVIKISELYKDEDDKDYVKNLFRKTVLNEIELSKEYIDKTPNWDTDRIAELDTIILKMAICELLKFPSIPVKVTINEYLEIAKEYSTPKSSIFINGILDNLVKDFEKENRLSKAGRGLL
- a CDS encoding DUF1573 domain-containing protein → MRKVNILAVSLVLGLMISCKDSENSKITDADLQALEAQKALAGKLPKVELDKDVHDFGLITDGDVVETEFIVKNTGEGDLIIADAKGSCGCTVPVWPKEPITSGQSAPIKVSFNSSGKVGQQSKTVTLTTNTEVGQETFTIKANVQPKPGKAVYQK
- the yajC gene encoding preprotein translocase subunit YajC; its protein translation is MNPMMIGQLLLMVAIFYFLLIRPQQQRAKKEKAFEAALKVGDKVVTKSGIHGKVAEMAETTVVIETMAGKIKMEKSAISMEMSAKQNEKK
- a CDS encoding YdeI/OmpD-associated family protein gives rise to the protein MEEKKKNPWNKTNQWSEELDLLHSIIKKTSLVEMTKWGGPVYTYNGKNVVGIGGFKSYFGIWFFNGVFLKDEKNLLINANEGNTKSLRQMRFQSRDKIDEKTILAYIKEAIAIEEKGLALKKEKKETVISEFFERFLNENSELKEKFENLTPYKQREYLEFIDTAKQEKTKLARLEKIKPLLAEGKGINDKYR
- a CDS encoding M20/M25/M40 family metallo-hydrolase, whose protein sequence is MKKNIFSIILVLAFSFVSFAQEKNLKNIKQLTFGGDNAEAYFSPNGKNLTLQITNPQFGIQCDQIYMLDLQKENHSPEDLQLISTGLGRTTCSFFMPDGKHILYASTHEGGHACPAPPKSTDGKYLWAIYPEFDIYVADLNGKVVKQLTNTPGYDAEAVVSPDGEKIVFTSTRSGDLELWIMDIDGSNLKQLTDGLGYDGGAFFSHDSKKLVFRSSRPKTEEAIAEYKDLLSKNLVAPTEMEIYTINIDGTNLKQVTHLGKANWAPYFHPSDKKIIFSSNHHSTRGYDFQLFMIDEDGKNLRQITWESEFNAFPMFSPDGKKLVFSSNRQQSKPRETNVFIADWVDTDEKEVINDANLKGHIKYLASDELEGRLTGSIGEEKAANYIATEFRKLGLKPYDKSYTQKFNYKVRLNPHDSTSVKDNHGMNVIGVLDNKAKKTIVIGAHYDHLGRNEHHHSTKPNSEGEIHNGADDNASGVSGVLELARILVQNKTKEKVNYVFALFSGEEDGLIGSKFMAETLKDKFPNVVAMINMDMIGRLNDNKALVVGGVGTSPVFEKIIEKNKPAGFNVTLENTGIGPSDHTSFYLKDIPVLFFFTGTHMDYHKPSDDEDKINYYGVRAIVDYIFRVTNEISNTTEIPFTKTKVEAGKKVPTYKVTLGIMPDYTDYGDGLHIDGVTDDRPAAKAGILSGDVLTQIGDCKIKEVYSYMDCLSKLKVGDEREVTVIRKGEELKLKVIF
- the pepT gene encoding peptidase T: MQKIIDRFVSYVTIDTESDPNSTTTPSTAKQWDLANKLVDELKAIGMEDVTIDENAYIMATLPSNVENDVPTIGFVSHFDTTPDFTGANVKPQIVKNYDGGDIVLNAEQNIVLSPSYFEDLLLYKGQTLITTDGTTLLGADDKAGITEIMSAMEYLIQHPEIKHGKIRVGFTPDEEIGRGAHKFDVEKFGCDWAYTMDGSQIGELEYENFNAAGAKITFKGKSVHPGYAKGKMINSMLLANRFISMLPENEVPERTTGYEGFFHVHHLNGSIEESTIELIIRDHDKAKFEARKELIHTIAKQFNAEYAKQFGEDICTAEVKDQYFNMREKVEPVFHIVEIAEKAMKELGIEPIIKPIRGGTDGSQLSYMGLPCPNIFAGGHNFHGKYEYVPVESMIKATEVIVKIAELTAQK